In a genomic window of Bemisia tabaci chromosome 1, PGI_BMITA_v3:
- the LOC140224621 gene encoding uncharacterized protein isoform X2, with protein sequence MDEEEEAFTHLVFFAEEGDESRPRETEAEQEGGDDSEPTIITVQADVHEPPETSIVKERKYDSNKTSKTKDKMEDLGNVHPKITTKETKDCDDPEIMPAPLPESSSTKIPAPRPGSSSTKIPSPRPGSSSTKIPSPRPGSSSTKIPSPRPGSSSTKIPAPRPGSSSTKIPSPRPGSSSTKIPAPRPGSSSTKIPSPRPGSSSTKIPAPLPGSSSTKKLGITSAAKKFTKTTSKPKIQTTMKSFTFSTSSPSSSKLSCSSPVNSANPQKGTESKRKNPFDDSQDDIIKAINLDEDTPDTPPLTVRSHPSKIPKLDGKKVDKPACHEPLKDNSPENQPEMSETDKERISSPPISNEGVNPEEFDTLSPSEETPLPNESEEELVAESSSEEESSEGDSSVDSNDSNSTIRNRSKRKKRKTKKQSRTKKRKGIRHKYRSAWEADDRFKDWIRKSSKGQRHFYCLPCNQHYSCQGGTSVVDKHDKSAKHCSNLESIKNVADVFPTKKKIDTSSKERKIKEAEIRMCLFMGEHNISFNSADHLVSLIKAVAPVANEMTCNRTKCTQILKNVIATDTVESLIEQLKADDFALILDESTDRTDKKNLGLVTRYVTKDLRVIDQFLALLPCPDATAAGLHKTITDYFKENDIPYRKNMVGLGSDGPNVMTGVHKGLHKLFKDEIPHLFSLKCTCHSLAIVASNACEELPKEVEALLREAYGYLQHSCKRLIKVKEFQDFVGVKPHKILKFFDVRWLSLERCVDRFLEQWSALRLFFQSEVLEEKSEAAKPILQKFNAVNKLYLMFLKSTLPLLTDLNLEFQSERPKVHKIYSSVTTLYELILSFYMKPEHLAKNDVETYKYKDPQYFKPLKDIFVGGEANAALSNQNKNLPSDLLQGFRTKCLNFYVKLCSEIQRVFPFNSNEMKVSKSFSFLKPQNIQGINSISSAASFTFTNHLNIDFTKIDLEFLKLKRLEVFNEEKFHEMPLLAFWQKVALLKKGDNSEAFPLINKLVRYILTLPHSSAAVERIFSAVNLNVTKLRNQLDTDTTDAIIQAKAYIKINQAACYNVPVPISMIDRHNKNMYDPKVP encoded by the exons ATGGATGAAGAGGAAGAGGCCTTTACTCACCTGGTTTTCTTCGCAGAGGaag GAGATGAATCAAGACCCAGAGAAACTGAAGCCGAGCAAGAAGGAGGGGACGATTCAGAACCTACGATCATAACTGTTCAAGCAGATGTTCATGAACCACCAGAAACCAGCATAG TtaaggaaagaaagtatgaTTCCAACAAAACCTCAAAAACTAAAGACAAGATGGAGGATCTCGGAAACGTTCATCCAAAAATAACCACGAAGGAGACAAAGGATTGCGATGACCCAGAAATA ATGCCTGCTCCACTTCCAGAGAGCTCCAGTACAAAGATTCCTGCTCCACGTCCAGGGAGCTCCAGTACAAAGATTCCTTCTCCACGTCCAGGGAGCTCCAGTACAAAGATTCCTTCTCCACGTCCAGGGAGCTCCAGTACAAAGATTCCTTCTCCACGTCCAGGGAGCTCCAGTACAAAGATTCCTGCTCCACGTCCAGGGAGCTCCAGTACAAAGATTCCTTCTCCACGTCCAGGGAGCTCCAGTACAAAGATTCCTGCTCCACGTCCAGGGAGCTCCAGTACAAAGATTCCTTCTCCACGTCCAGGGAGCTCCAGTACAAAGATTCCTGCTCCACTTCCAGGGAGCTCCAGTACAAAGAAACTTGGAATCACATCAGCagcaaaaaaattcaccaagaCGACGTCGAAGCCTAAAATACAGACCACTATGAAGTCCTTTACTTTCTCAAcatcttctccttcctcttccaAACTCTCTTGTTCTTCTCCAGTGAATTCAGCTAACCCCCAAAAAGGAACTGAAAGTAAGAGGAAAAATCCCTTTGATGATTCTCAAGATGACATCATCAAAGCTATCAATCTTGACGAAGACACACCTGATACACCTCCTTTGACAGTAAGAAGTCACCCaagtaaaattccaaaattggatggaaaaaaGGTGGACAAACCTGCGTGCCATGAGCCTCTAAAAGATAATTCTCCAGAAAACCAACCTGAGATGAGCGAGACCGATAAGGAAAGAATATCTTCCCCTCCTATTTCGAACGAAGGTGTTAATCCAGAAGAATTTGATACTCTGTCACCATCAGAAGAGACACCCCTGCCGAATGAAAGCGAAGAGGAACTTGTTGCAGAAAGTAGCAGTGAAGAAGAAAGTTCAGAGGGTGACAGCTCAGTCGATTCTAATGATTCCAACTCAACAATTCGGAATAGATCCAAGAGAAAGAAACgcaaaacaaagaaacaatCTAGAACAAAGAAACGCAAAGGTATTCGACACAAATATCGAAGTGCCTGGGAGGCAGATGACAGATTTAAGGACTGGATAAGGAAAAGTAGCAAAGGTCAAAGGCATTTTTATTGTCTACCCTGCAATCAGCATTACTCATGTCAAGGAGGGACCTCTGTTGTTGACAAGCATGATAAAAGTGCCAAACATTGCAGCAATTTGGAGTCGATCAAGAATGTAGCTGACGTTTTTCCAACAAAGAAAAAGATTGACACCTCTTCCAAAGAACGTAAGATAAAAGAGGCTGAGATCCGAATGTGTTTGTTTATGGGCGAGCataatatttcatttaattctGCTGACCATTTGGTTTCACTGATAAAGGCAGTAGCTCCAGTCGCTAATGAAATGACCTGTAACAGAACGAAGTGCAcccaaatattgaaaaatgtcaTTGCCACAGACACTGTCGAATCTCTGATCGAACAACTCAAAGCAGATGACTTTGCACTCATCCTTGACGAGAGTACTGATCGCACCGACAAGAAGAACCTCGGGCTTGTTACTCGATATGTTACGAAAGACTTGCGGGTGATTGACCAGTTCCTTGCTCTCCTCCCTTGTCCAGATGCTACAGCTGCAGGTCTCCACAAAACCATAACtgattatttcaaagaaaatgataTTCCTTACCGCAAAAACATGGTTGGTCTGGGGTCCGATGGGCCAAATGTGATGACAGGAGTTCACAAAGGTCTACATAAGTTGTTCAAAGATGAAATTCCTCATTTATTTTCACTCAAATGTACTTGTCATTCCTTAGCAATTGTCGCTAGCAATGCCTGTGAAGAGCTGCCCAAGGAAGTAGAGGCTCTTTTAAGGGAAGCATATGGCTACCTGCAGCACAGCTGTAAGCGGCTAATTAAAGTCAAAGAATTCCAAGACTTTGTGGGGGTGAAACCGcacaagattttaaaattttttgatgtCAGATGGCTGTCCCTTGAAAGGTGTGTAGATCGATTCCTCGAGCAGTGGTCTGCTTTAAGGTTGTTTTTTCAGTCTGAAGTTCTTGAAGAGAAGTCAGAAGCAGCCAAAcctattctgcaaaaatttaacGCCGTCAACAAACTTTATCTCATGTTTCTCAAATCTACTTTGCCTCTGTTAACTGACTTAAACTTAGAATTTCAATCCGAAAGGCCAAAAGTTCACAAAATTTACTCCTCTGTTACCACTTTATACGaattaattttatctttttacatGAAGCCAGAACATCTGgcaaaaaatgacgttgaaACTTATAAATACAAAGACCCTCAATACTTTAAACCACTGAAAGACATTTTTGTAGGCGGAGAAGCCAATGCCGCCTTAAGCAATCAGAACAAAAATCTTCCCTCAGACCTCCTACAGGGATTTAGAACAAAATGTCTAAATTTTTATGTCAAGCTCTGCTCTGAGATCCAAAGGGTTTTCCCGTTTAACTCCAATGAAATGAAGGTCTCCAAGTCCTTTAGCTTCTTGAAACCACAAAACATCCAAGGCATAAACTCAATTTCCTCTGCAGCCTCATTTACTTTTACGAACCACCTGAACATCGATTTCACCAAAATAGACTTAGAATTTTTGAAGCTAAAGCGACTTGAAGTCTTCAATGaggagaaatttcatgagatgccATTGTTGGCATTCTGGCAAAAAGTTGCTCTGCTAAAAAAAGGCGATAACTCTGAAGCATTCCCCTTAATTAATAAACTTGTACGCTACATTCTCACCTTGCCTCACTCTAGCGCAGCAGTGGAGCGTATATTCAGTGCAGTTAATCTAAATGTTACCAAATTAAGAAATCAGCTCGATACCGACACAACAGATGCCATAATTCAAGCCAAAGCCTATATCAAAATAAACCAGGCAGCTTGTTATAATGTACCTGTTCCAATTTCGATGATAGACAGACAcaacaaaaatatgtatgacCCAAAAGTTCCATGA
- the LOC140224621 gene encoding uncharacterized protein isoform X1, whose product MDEEEEAFTHLVFFAEEGDESRPRETEAEQEGGDDSEPTIITVQADVHEPPETSIEVKERKYDSNKTSKTKDKMEDLGNVHPKITTKETKDCDDPEIMPAPLPESSSTKIPAPRPGSSSTKIPSPRPGSSSTKIPSPRPGSSSTKIPSPRPGSSSTKIPAPRPGSSSTKIPSPRPGSSSTKIPAPRPGSSSTKIPSPRPGSSSTKIPAPLPGSSSTKKLGITSAAKKFTKTTSKPKIQTTMKSFTFSTSSPSSSKLSCSSPVNSANPQKGTESKRKNPFDDSQDDIIKAINLDEDTPDTPPLTVRSHPSKIPKLDGKKVDKPACHEPLKDNSPENQPEMSETDKERISSPPISNEGVNPEEFDTLSPSEETPLPNESEEELVAESSSEEESSEGDSSVDSNDSNSTIRNRSKRKKRKTKKQSRTKKRKGIRHKYRSAWEADDRFKDWIRKSSKGQRHFYCLPCNQHYSCQGGTSVVDKHDKSAKHCSNLESIKNVADVFPTKKKIDTSSKERKIKEAEIRMCLFMGEHNISFNSADHLVSLIKAVAPVANEMTCNRTKCTQILKNVIATDTVESLIEQLKADDFALILDESTDRTDKKNLGLVTRYVTKDLRVIDQFLALLPCPDATAAGLHKTITDYFKENDIPYRKNMVGLGSDGPNVMTGVHKGLHKLFKDEIPHLFSLKCTCHSLAIVASNACEELPKEVEALLREAYGYLQHSCKRLIKVKEFQDFVGVKPHKILKFFDVRWLSLERCVDRFLEQWSALRLFFQSEVLEEKSEAAKPILQKFNAVNKLYLMFLKSTLPLLTDLNLEFQSERPKVHKIYSSVTTLYELILSFYMKPEHLAKNDVETYKYKDPQYFKPLKDIFVGGEANAALSNQNKNLPSDLLQGFRTKCLNFYVKLCSEIQRVFPFNSNEMKVSKSFSFLKPQNIQGINSISSAASFTFTNHLNIDFTKIDLEFLKLKRLEVFNEEKFHEMPLLAFWQKVALLKKGDNSEAFPLINKLVRYILTLPHSSAAVERIFSAVNLNVTKLRNQLDTDTTDAIIQAKAYIKINQAACYNVPVPISMIDRHNKNMYDPKVP is encoded by the exons ATGGATGAAGAGGAAGAGGCCTTTACTCACCTGGTTTTCTTCGCAGAGGaag GAGATGAATCAAGACCCAGAGAAACTGAAGCCGAGCAAGAAGGAGGGGACGATTCAGAACCTACGATCATAACTGTTCAAGCAGATGTTCATGAACCACCAGAAACCAGCATAG AAGTtaaggaaagaaagtatgaTTCCAACAAAACCTCAAAAACTAAAGACAAGATGGAGGATCTCGGAAACGTTCATCCAAAAATAACCACGAAGGAGACAAAGGATTGCGATGACCCAGAAATA ATGCCTGCTCCACTTCCAGAGAGCTCCAGTACAAAGATTCCTGCTCCACGTCCAGGGAGCTCCAGTACAAAGATTCCTTCTCCACGTCCAGGGAGCTCCAGTACAAAGATTCCTTCTCCACGTCCAGGGAGCTCCAGTACAAAGATTCCTTCTCCACGTCCAGGGAGCTCCAGTACAAAGATTCCTGCTCCACGTCCAGGGAGCTCCAGTACAAAGATTCCTTCTCCACGTCCAGGGAGCTCCAGTACAAAGATTCCTGCTCCACGTCCAGGGAGCTCCAGTACAAAGATTCCTTCTCCACGTCCAGGGAGCTCCAGTACAAAGATTCCTGCTCCACTTCCAGGGAGCTCCAGTACAAAGAAACTTGGAATCACATCAGCagcaaaaaaattcaccaagaCGACGTCGAAGCCTAAAATACAGACCACTATGAAGTCCTTTACTTTCTCAAcatcttctccttcctcttccaAACTCTCTTGTTCTTCTCCAGTGAATTCAGCTAACCCCCAAAAAGGAACTGAAAGTAAGAGGAAAAATCCCTTTGATGATTCTCAAGATGACATCATCAAAGCTATCAATCTTGACGAAGACACACCTGATACACCTCCTTTGACAGTAAGAAGTCACCCaagtaaaattccaaaattggatggaaaaaaGGTGGACAAACCTGCGTGCCATGAGCCTCTAAAAGATAATTCTCCAGAAAACCAACCTGAGATGAGCGAGACCGATAAGGAAAGAATATCTTCCCCTCCTATTTCGAACGAAGGTGTTAATCCAGAAGAATTTGATACTCTGTCACCATCAGAAGAGACACCCCTGCCGAATGAAAGCGAAGAGGAACTTGTTGCAGAAAGTAGCAGTGAAGAAGAAAGTTCAGAGGGTGACAGCTCAGTCGATTCTAATGATTCCAACTCAACAATTCGGAATAGATCCAAGAGAAAGAAACgcaaaacaaagaaacaatCTAGAACAAAGAAACGCAAAGGTATTCGACACAAATATCGAAGTGCCTGGGAGGCAGATGACAGATTTAAGGACTGGATAAGGAAAAGTAGCAAAGGTCAAAGGCATTTTTATTGTCTACCCTGCAATCAGCATTACTCATGTCAAGGAGGGACCTCTGTTGTTGACAAGCATGATAAAAGTGCCAAACATTGCAGCAATTTGGAGTCGATCAAGAATGTAGCTGACGTTTTTCCAACAAAGAAAAAGATTGACACCTCTTCCAAAGAACGTAAGATAAAAGAGGCTGAGATCCGAATGTGTTTGTTTATGGGCGAGCataatatttcatttaattctGCTGACCATTTGGTTTCACTGATAAAGGCAGTAGCTCCAGTCGCTAATGAAATGACCTGTAACAGAACGAAGTGCAcccaaatattgaaaaatgtcaTTGCCACAGACACTGTCGAATCTCTGATCGAACAACTCAAAGCAGATGACTTTGCACTCATCCTTGACGAGAGTACTGATCGCACCGACAAGAAGAACCTCGGGCTTGTTACTCGATATGTTACGAAAGACTTGCGGGTGATTGACCAGTTCCTTGCTCTCCTCCCTTGTCCAGATGCTACAGCTGCAGGTCTCCACAAAACCATAACtgattatttcaaagaaaatgataTTCCTTACCGCAAAAACATGGTTGGTCTGGGGTCCGATGGGCCAAATGTGATGACAGGAGTTCACAAAGGTCTACATAAGTTGTTCAAAGATGAAATTCCTCATTTATTTTCACTCAAATGTACTTGTCATTCCTTAGCAATTGTCGCTAGCAATGCCTGTGAAGAGCTGCCCAAGGAAGTAGAGGCTCTTTTAAGGGAAGCATATGGCTACCTGCAGCACAGCTGTAAGCGGCTAATTAAAGTCAAAGAATTCCAAGACTTTGTGGGGGTGAAACCGcacaagattttaaaattttttgatgtCAGATGGCTGTCCCTTGAAAGGTGTGTAGATCGATTCCTCGAGCAGTGGTCTGCTTTAAGGTTGTTTTTTCAGTCTGAAGTTCTTGAAGAGAAGTCAGAAGCAGCCAAAcctattctgcaaaaatttaacGCCGTCAACAAACTTTATCTCATGTTTCTCAAATCTACTTTGCCTCTGTTAACTGACTTAAACTTAGAATTTCAATCCGAAAGGCCAAAAGTTCACAAAATTTACTCCTCTGTTACCACTTTATACGaattaattttatctttttacatGAAGCCAGAACATCTGgcaaaaaatgacgttgaaACTTATAAATACAAAGACCCTCAATACTTTAAACCACTGAAAGACATTTTTGTAGGCGGAGAAGCCAATGCCGCCTTAAGCAATCAGAACAAAAATCTTCCCTCAGACCTCCTACAGGGATTTAGAACAAAATGTCTAAATTTTTATGTCAAGCTCTGCTCTGAGATCCAAAGGGTTTTCCCGTTTAACTCCAATGAAATGAAGGTCTCCAAGTCCTTTAGCTTCTTGAAACCACAAAACATCCAAGGCATAAACTCAATTTCCTCTGCAGCCTCATTTACTTTTACGAACCACCTGAACATCGATTTCACCAAAATAGACTTAGAATTTTTGAAGCTAAAGCGACTTGAAGTCTTCAATGaggagaaatttcatgagatgccATTGTTGGCATTCTGGCAAAAAGTTGCTCTGCTAAAAAAAGGCGATAACTCTGAAGCATTCCCCTTAATTAATAAACTTGTACGCTACATTCTCACCTTGCCTCACTCTAGCGCAGCAGTGGAGCGTATATTCAGTGCAGTTAATCTAAATGTTACCAAATTAAGAAATCAGCTCGATACCGACACAACAGATGCCATAATTCAAGCCAAAGCCTATATCAAAATAAACCAGGCAGCTTGTTATAATGTACCTGTTCCAATTTCGATGATAGACAGACAcaacaaaaatatgtatgacCCAAAAGTTCCATGA